In one Halichondria panicea chromosome 4, odHalPani1.1, whole genome shotgun sequence genomic region, the following are encoded:
- the LOC135335176 gene encoding uncharacterized protein LOC135335176, whose amino-acid sequence VVTFRATLTNSKLLTPIQDWIQTDGFIPIQNVLIEVDKSCPVQISSLADTECTNQPTAAGSSDIATVVGGVVGVVLVVGFVVVVIAVLLFKSRREKLTVHRTRKNEVTPVSLKGVVSTGEIQPYEMMEMGHEYEEVSKFQQAVDGEYEIIGAPSQTTGSEGKAPIKTELSPPTPQPTPPTPQPSQATKPAGNDIEFTECVAYSTTTHIRPPQSTSL is encoded by the exons GTTGTCACATTCCGAGCCACTCTAACCAATTCCAAGCTTCTCACGCCCATACAGGACTGGATACAAACCGATGGATTCATTCCCATTCAGAATGTACTGATTGAGGTGGACAAGTCTTGTCCTGTGCAGATATCGAGCCTTGCAGACACAGAGTGCACCAATCAGCCTACAGCTGCAGGGAGCAGTGACATAGCCACTGTGGTTGGTGGAGTGGTCGGGGTGGTCCTTGTGGTCGGTTTTGTTGTTGTAGTAATTGCTGTACTGTTGTTTAAGAGCAGGAGAGAGAAGCTAACTGTCCACAGAACCAGAAA AAATGAAGTAACACCAGTGTCGCtaaagggtgtggtcagtacTGGTGAGATACAACCATACGAGATGATGGAAATGGGTCACGAATACGAGGAAGTGTCCAAGTTCCAACAAGCCGTCGATGGAGAGTATGAGATCATTGGAGCACCCTCAcagacaactggctccgaggGCAAGGCTCCTATAAAGACTGAGTTatcaccacccactccacaacccactccacccacaccacaaccCTCACAAGCAACTAAGCCTGCCGGAAATGATATTGAGTTTACAGAGTGCGTTGCCTACAGCACGACCACCCACATTCGCCCCCCACAGTCCACAAGTTTATGA
- the LOC135335070 gene encoding sushi, von Willebrand factor type A, EGF and pentraxin domain-containing protein 1-like: MHEDSMKKLQGECVSWLFLLTGAAQLLLVCGEGVYLSLGSTSITTNNTEILITGIGDDVGIGRPSLICHTDLVACCRPSETMARGIGLWHYPNGARVPGASGSNSASQPFVTLRNVQSIELARREYFTPPPLSPTGSYCCIILTNERVTVTFCANLVVCPSLPALNNGIVSYNDSTLGLYTVATYTCDTGYTLIGGTTRTCESDGMWWSGSAPVCQGICFDLPPLTNGMISYNDAASTNIRPVGTVAIFSCDIGYTLNEDATKTCGNDGMWSGSDPVCQRICFDLPSLTNGMISYNGGSPNVATYTCNLGYTLNGGSTRVCGSDGMWSGSPPVCQPITCSAVPTIENGTVIYSSDTTPPYDYGTIATYECDTGYEITSGDSERTCTGDVGDGPMVEWNETAALCSDIDECSGTAHSCDQICTNTPGSYTCVCNSGYQLAADGRGCDDINECSTGPNNCQQVCVNTEGSFTCGCEAGYLLDSDRSSCSALCDDITLTNGMVIYDPTSSPRLEGTVATHNCNSGYVLFGERERMCQSDRTWSGEIVTCNAIICPPLAYSPYGPISYSPNTSPYLFGTQATYTVPCPPGEERRGGDDLRICFGNGHSIVGMWTGTAPICADIDECSGNTHSCNHICTNTPGSYTCDCNSGYLLAADGRGCDDIDECAGPNICQQVCNNTEGSFTCGCEAGYLLDSDRSSCSALCDDITLTNGMVIYDPTSSPRLEGTVATHNCNSGYVLFGERERMCQSDRTWSGEIVTCNAIICPPLAYSPYGPISYSPNTSPYLFGTQATYTVPCPPGEERRGGDDLRICFGNGHSTVGMWTGTAPICADIDECSGNTHSCNHICTNTPGSYTCDCNSGYLLAADGRGCDDIDECAGPNICQQVCNNTEGSFTCGCEAGYVLDSDRASCSATVTAMACTDLMVLANGNITYDIKSIENRPVDTVATFTCNTGYTLTGGSTRTCGSGGIWSGSDPACEAIECPPLPTITNGTISYSPDVTPDHDLGTKATYTCEAGFYLEGNEVRVCMDDDGMDTIGVWSGQEPSCIFVPPPVRSVLFQLRLTNINNCPDWVDQDGRIEAVMSTFAAEVESYCGCGFSSMVMTAPLFRCFPGSDRAVTFRATLTDSRLLTPIQDWIQTNGFIPIHNVLIEVDKSCLVQIASLADTECTNQPTAAGSSDIAAVVGGVVGVVIVVVVGVVIIVIAVLLFKSRRENSKLTVHSRTKHDLPPPVSLKGVVSTGETQPYEMIEMGHEYEEVSKFQQAVGGEYDIIGAPSHTTGSESKTPVKTESLLPTPPTPQPSQVTKPDGNDIEFTECVAYNTTTHSRPPQPTSL, from the exons ATGCATGAAGATAGCATGAAGAAGTTACAAGGTGAATGTGTCTCTTGGCTGTTCCTTTTGACTGGAGCTGCTCAGCTCCTActagtgtgtggagagg GAGTGTACTTATCTCTGGGATCAACCAGCATCACCACTAACAACACTGAGATCCTCATCACTGGCATTGGAGATGATGTTGGGATTGGTCGTCCCTCTCTCATCTGTCACACTGACCTAGTGGCTTGTTGTAGACCCAGTGAGACAATGGCAAGAGGAATTGGACTTTGGCACTATCCAAATGGGGCTCGTGTTCCTGGTGCATCAGGATCTAACTCAGCATCTCAACCATTTGTGACATTGAGAAATGTTCAATCCATTGAACTGGCTCGTAGAGAATATtttaccccccctcccctgagTCCAACTGGTTCCTACTGTTGTATTATACTAACTAATGAAAGAGTTACGGTTACCTTCTGTGCTAACCTGG TTGTGTGCCCGTCTCTCCCTGCCCTGAACAATGGAATAGTCTCATACAACGACTCAACACTGGGTCTGTatactgtggccacctacacatGTGACACTGGTTACACTCTCATCGGAGGCACCACTAGGACTTGTGagagtgatggaatgtggtGGAGTGGATCAGCTCCGGTGTGTCAGG GTATTTGCTTTGACTTACCCCcactgaccaatgggatgatctcCTACAATGATGCTGCATCCACTAACATCAGACCAGTGGGCACTGTGGCCATCTTCAGCTGTGACAttggatacactctcaatgaAGACGCTACTAAGACTTGTGGGAatgatggaatgtggagtgggtcagatccagtgtgtcagc GTATCTGCTTTGACTTACCCtcactgaccaatgggatgatctcCTACAATGGTGGATCCCCTAacgtggccacctacacctgtaaccttggctacactctcaatggaggcagcACCAGGGTCTGTGGGAGTGATGGgatgtggagtgggtcacctccagtgtgtcagc CAATCACCTGCTCTGCTGTCCCTACCATTGAGAATGGAACGGTTATCTATTCCAGTGACACTACTCCACCTTATGACTATGGAACAATAGCTACGTATGAGTGTGACACTGGGTATGAGATAACAAGTGGAGACAGTGAAAGGACCTGCactggtgatgttggtgaTGGTCCAATGGTAGAGTGGAATGAAACTGCGGCACTTTGTTCAG ACATTGATGAATGCTCTGGTACTGCTCATAGCTGTGATCAGATCTGCACCAACACTCCTGGATCATACACTTGTGTCTGCAACTCTGGATACCAACTTGCTGCTGATGGAAGAGGAT GTGATGATATTAATGAGTGTAGTACTGGACCCAACAACTGCCAGCAAGTGTGTGTCAATACTGAGGGATCATTCACCTGTGGATGTGAGGCAGGATATTTGCTAGACAGTGACAGATCATCATGTTCTG CTCTCTGTGATGACATCACCCTCACCAATGGAATGGTGATCTATGACCCAACCTCTTCTCCAAGACTGGAAGGAACTGTGGCCACTCACAACTGTAATAGTGGTTATGTTCTCTTTGGTGAACGTGAGAGAATGTGTCAGTCGGACAGAACATGGAGTGGAGAAATTGTTACATGCAATG CCATCATCTGTCCACCTCTTGCCTACTCTCCCTATGGCCCAATATCCTACTCTCCAAACACTTCCCCATACTTATTTGGAACACAAGCAACATACACTGTTCCATGCCCTCCTGGAGAGGAGAGGAGAGGAGGAGATGATTTGAGGATTTGTTTTGGTAATGGACATAGTATTGTGGGGATGTGGACAGGAACTGCTCCCATCTGTGCAG acATTGATGAATGCTCTGGCAATACTCATAGCTGTAATCATATCTGTACCAACACTCCTGGATCATACACCTGTGACTGCAACTCAGGATATCTACTTGCTGCTGATGGAAGAGGGT GtgatgatattgatgagtgtgctGGACCCAACATCTGCCAACAAGTGTGTAACAACACTGAGGGATCGTTCACCTGTGGATGTGAGGCAGGATATTTGCTAGACAGTGACAGATCATCATGTTCTG CTCTCTGTGATGACATCACCCTCACCAATGGAATGGTGATCTATGACCCAACCTCTTCTCCAAGACTGGAAGGAACTGTGGCCACTCACAACTGTAATAGTGGTTATGTTCTCTTTGGTGAACGTGAGAGAATGTGTCAGTCGGACAGAACATGGAGTGGAGAAATTGTTACATGCAATG CCATCATCTGTCCACCTCTTGCCTACTCTCCCTATGGCCCAATATCCTACTCTCCAAACACTTCCCCATACTTATTTGGAACACAAGCAACATACACTGTTCCATGCCCTCCTGGAGAGGAGAGGAGAGGAGGAGATGATTTGAGGATTTGTTTTGGTAATGGACATAGTACTGTGGGGATGTGGACAGGAACTGCTCCCATCTGTGCAG acATTGATGAATGCTCTGGCAATACTCATAGCTGTAATCATATCTGTACCAACACTCCTGGATCATACACCTGTGACTGCAACTCAGGATATCTACTTGCTGCTGATGGAAGAGGGT GtgatgatattgatgagtgtgctGGACCCAACATCTGCCAACAAGTGTGTAACAACACTGAGGGATCGTTCACCTGTGGATGTGAGGCAGGATATGTGCTGGACAGTGACAGAGCATCATGttctg cCACTGTAACTGCAATGGCCTGTACTGATCTGATGGTTCTAGCCAATGGAAATATCACTTACGATATAAAGAGCATTGAAaacagaccagtggacactgtggccacattcacctgtaacactggatacactctcactggaggcagcaccaggacttgtgggagtggaGGGATATGGAGTGGATCGGATCCAGCATGTGAAG CCATTGAGTGTCCTCCTCTACCGACCATTACCAATGGCACAATCTCCTACTCTCCTGATGTCACCCCTGACCATGACCTGGGAACTAAGGCAACCTACACTTGTGAGGCTGGGTTCTATCTTGAGGGTAATGAGGTACGAGTGTGtatggatgatgatggaatGGACACtattggagtgtggagtggtcaGGAGCCAAGCTGTATCT TCGTCCCCCCTCCTGTACGCTCAGTGTTGTTCCAACTCAGGCTCACCAACATCAACAACTGTCCTGACTGGGTG GACCAGGATGGGAGGATAGAAGCTGTGATGAGCACATTTGCTGCCGAGGTGGAGAGTtactgtgggtgtggtttctcaAGCATGGTCATGACTGCCCCTCTCTTCCGCTGCTTCCCTGGGTCGGACAGAGCTGTCACATTCCGAGCCACTCTAACCGATTCCAGGCTCCTCACTCCCATACAGGACTGGATTCAAACCAATGGATTCATTCCCATTCATAATGTACTGATTGAAGTGGACAAGTCTTGTCTGGTGCAGATAGCAAGCCTTGCAGACACAGAGTGCACCAATCAGCCTACAGCTGCAGGGAGCAGTGACATAGCCGCTGTGGTCGGTGGAGTGGTGGGAGTGGTCATTGTGGTTGTGGTGGGCGTTGTCATCATAGTGATTGCTGTATTGTTGTTCAAAAGCAGGAGAGAGAATTCAAAGCTGACCGTCCACAGTAGAACAAA GCATGACCTACCACCACCAGTATCGCtaaagggtgtggtcagtacTGGTGAGACACAACCATACGAGATGATTGAAATGGGTCATGAATACGAGGAAGTGTCCAAGTTCCAACAAGCCGTCGGTGGAGAGTATGACATCATTGGAGCACCCTCACATACAACTGGCTCCGAGAGCAAGACTCCTGTAAAGACTGAGTCGCTActgcccactccacccacaccacaaccCTCACAAGTGACTAAGCCTGATGGAAATGATATTGAGTTTACAGAGTGTGTTGCTTACAACACGACCACCCACAGTCGCCCCCCACAGCCCACAAGCTTGTGA